A genome region from Portunus trituberculatus isolate SZX2019 chromosome 40, ASM1759143v1, whole genome shotgun sequence includes the following:
- the LOC123516332 gene encoding glutamate receptor ionotropic, delta-1-like isoform X1, translating into MGMMQQTVQAAAVAIESLPLQCHLTLFCEQTKRSAFSFASAVQELRKQVWASRRPVQMMMLNRTLLKAEATWKRSVCDVYVLVLGEGRELVSHADDPATSTSSRLWNYKGHYIVLLLGSLGPTKAAGLSAVSKTANLLMVQPLEDSVLVWTPRMFPRYSPPRLLHSWRDKGLRYERLRFTPKDSDLWSSVLRVATFDHPPSVVYDYDRSGRVVRRLGVDMQLVETLARVRNFTVEFHEVSHEERWGYELENGTWVGLVGQVHHENVDLGTCNLFLETHRAQLLDYSTPYNFERGCFVTPSPKPLNNWQSPTLPFTWSTWVATGASLALGGALLRLVVALSSVQEPREFTSFSFAYLYVMGSLTSRTLHLTPHGPRLRAYVGLVWLTALILATAYSANLVAFLSVTQMSVPINTLRQLAGSGLRLGGHAFWKTQFRASIDPTVQSFADRLEPHVDLDALFDQVTAGKFALIENRQYLEIVAAVRNSRGRSLLRIMPQCLLTYSIGLAFPQNSPLSDFLNPLILRVVEAGLVFRWRRDVVDYYRSRSADTNSGQALVLSSRGMALNLNQLQGAFYVLALGCLGACIVLLLEQLNSPRSS; encoded by the exons ATGGGG ATGATGCAGCAGACGGTGCAAGCTGCGGCCGTCGCCATTGAGTCCCTCCCGCTGCAGTGTCACCTCACCCTCTTCTGCGAACAAACGAAACGCTCCGCCTTCTCATTTGCCAGTGCTGTTCAAGAGCTCAGAAAACAAGTTTGGGCATCACGTCGGCCTGTGCAG ATGATGATGCTGAACCGGACGTTGCTAAAAGCGGAGGCCACGTGGAAGAGGTCAGTGTGTGACGTATACGTGTTGGTGCTGGGTGAGGGACGTGAATTGGTGAGTCACGCCGATGATcctgccacctccacctcctctcgaTTATGGAACTACAAGGGTCACTACATCGTGCTGCTGCTCGGGTCACTAGGCCCCACAAAAGCAGCAGGGTTGTCCGCCGTATCCAAGACTGCCAACCTACTAATGGTGCAGCCTTTAGAGGATTCGGTGTTAGTCTGGACGCCACGGATGTTTCCCAGATACTCCCCACCACGTCTCCTGCATTCCTGGCGCGATAAAGGCTTACGGTACGAAAGATTGCGGTTCACTCCTAAAGACAGTGATTTATGGAGCTCAGTGCTGCGAGTGGCCACGTTCGATCATCCACCGAGCGTTGTGTACGACTACGACAGGTCGGGGCGGGTGGTGCGACGGCTGGGAGTGGACATGCAGTTGGTTGAAACGCTTGCTAGAGTTAGAAATTTTACAGTGGAATTTCATGAAGTGAGTCACGAGGAGCGATGGGGATACGAACTTGAAAACGGCACGTGGGTGGGGCTAGTGGGTCAGGTTCACCACGAGAACGTTGACTTGGGGACGTGTAACTTGTTCCTGGAGACTCACCGCGCACAGCTGCTCGATTATTCCACGCCGTACAACTTTGAGCGTGGTTGCTTCGTTACTCCGTCACCCAAGCCCCTCAACAACTGGCAGTCACCGACACTGCCATTCACCTGGAGCACCTGGGTGGCCACAGGAGCCTCACTGGCCCTTGGGGGAGCACTGTTGCGGCTGGTGGTGGCCCTTAGTAGTGTTCAAGAGCCTCGTGAGTTCACAAGCTTTTCTTTCGCTTACCTGTACGTTATGGGATCCCTAACGTCGCGCACACTACACCTGACGCCACATGGACCTCGCCTGCGGGCTTACGTGGGACTGGTGTGGCTGACGGCACTTATCCTGGCCACGGCCTACTCTGCGAACCTGGTGGCCTTCCTGTCCGTGACGCAGATGTCTGTTCCTATCAATACTCTGCGGCAGCTCGCGGGCAGCGGCTTGCGCCTCGGGGGTCACGCCTTCTGGAAGACGCAGTTTCGAGCTTCAATCGATCCTACAGTGCAAAGTTTTGCGGATCGACTTGAGCCTCATGTCGATCTTGACGCTTTATTCGACCAGGTGACTGCGGGTAAATTTGCGTTGATCGAGAATCGCCAATATTTGGAGATTGTCGCGGCGGTCCGCAACTCAAGGGGTCGCAGCCTCCTGCGCATAATGCCACAGTGTCTCCTGACGTACAGCATCGGGCTCGCCTTTCCCCAAAACTCTccgctttctgatttcctcaaTCCTTTAATTCTCCGCGTGGTGGAGGCCGGACTGGTGTTCCGGTGGCGGCGTGATGTGGTGGACTACTACCGCAGTCGGTCTGCAGATACTAATAGCGGTCAGGCCCTGGTGCTCTCTTCACGTGGCATGGCGTTGAATCTTAACCAACTGCAAGGTGCTTTTTATGTCCTCGCCCTTGGCTGTCTCGGAGCCTGTATCGTTTTGCTACTGGAACAACTTAACTCCCCACGCTCCTCGTGA
- the LOC123516332 gene encoding glutamate receptor ionotropic, delta-1-like isoform X2, with amino-acid sequence MMQQTVQAAAVAIESLPLQCHLTLFCEQTKRSAFSFASAVQELRKQVWASRRPVQMMMLNRTLLKAEATWKRSVCDVYVLVLGEGRELVSHADDPATSTSSRLWNYKGHYIVLLLGSLGPTKAAGLSAVSKTANLLMVQPLEDSVLVWTPRMFPRYSPPRLLHSWRDKGLRYERLRFTPKDSDLWSSVLRVATFDHPPSVVYDYDRSGRVVRRLGVDMQLVETLARVRNFTVEFHEVSHEERWGYELENGTWVGLVGQVHHENVDLGTCNLFLETHRAQLLDYSTPYNFERGCFVTPSPKPLNNWQSPTLPFTWSTWVATGASLALGGALLRLVVALSSVQEPREFTSFSFAYLYVMGSLTSRTLHLTPHGPRLRAYVGLVWLTALILATAYSANLVAFLSVTQMSVPINTLRQLAGSGLRLGGHAFWKTQFRASIDPTVQSFADRLEPHVDLDALFDQVTAGKFALIENRQYLEIVAAVRNSRGRSLLRIMPQCLLTYSIGLAFPQNSPLSDFLNPLILRVVEAGLVFRWRRDVVDYYRSRSADTNSGQALVLSSRGMALNLNQLQGAFYVLALGCLGACIVLLLEQLNSPRSS; translated from the exons ATGATGCAGCAGACGGTGCAAGCTGCGGCCGTCGCCATTGAGTCCCTCCCGCTGCAGTGTCACCTCACCCTCTTCTGCGAACAAACGAAACGCTCCGCCTTCTCATTTGCCAGTGCTGTTCAAGAGCTCAGAAAACAAGTTTGGGCATCACGTCGGCCTGTGCAG ATGATGATGCTGAACCGGACGTTGCTAAAAGCGGAGGCCACGTGGAAGAGGTCAGTGTGTGACGTATACGTGTTGGTGCTGGGTGAGGGACGTGAATTGGTGAGTCACGCCGATGATcctgccacctccacctcctctcgaTTATGGAACTACAAGGGTCACTACATCGTGCTGCTGCTCGGGTCACTAGGCCCCACAAAAGCAGCAGGGTTGTCCGCCGTATCCAAGACTGCCAACCTACTAATGGTGCAGCCTTTAGAGGATTCGGTGTTAGTCTGGACGCCACGGATGTTTCCCAGATACTCCCCACCACGTCTCCTGCATTCCTGGCGCGATAAAGGCTTACGGTACGAAAGATTGCGGTTCACTCCTAAAGACAGTGATTTATGGAGCTCAGTGCTGCGAGTGGCCACGTTCGATCATCCACCGAGCGTTGTGTACGACTACGACAGGTCGGGGCGGGTGGTGCGACGGCTGGGAGTGGACATGCAGTTGGTTGAAACGCTTGCTAGAGTTAGAAATTTTACAGTGGAATTTCATGAAGTGAGTCACGAGGAGCGATGGGGATACGAACTTGAAAACGGCACGTGGGTGGGGCTAGTGGGTCAGGTTCACCACGAGAACGTTGACTTGGGGACGTGTAACTTGTTCCTGGAGACTCACCGCGCACAGCTGCTCGATTATTCCACGCCGTACAACTTTGAGCGTGGTTGCTTCGTTACTCCGTCACCCAAGCCCCTCAACAACTGGCAGTCACCGACACTGCCATTCACCTGGAGCACCTGGGTGGCCACAGGAGCCTCACTGGCCCTTGGGGGAGCACTGTTGCGGCTGGTGGTGGCCCTTAGTAGTGTTCAAGAGCCTCGTGAGTTCACAAGCTTTTCTTTCGCTTACCTGTACGTTATGGGATCCCTAACGTCGCGCACACTACACCTGACGCCACATGGACCTCGCCTGCGGGCTTACGTGGGACTGGTGTGGCTGACGGCACTTATCCTGGCCACGGCCTACTCTGCGAACCTGGTGGCCTTCCTGTCCGTGACGCAGATGTCTGTTCCTATCAATACTCTGCGGCAGCTCGCGGGCAGCGGCTTGCGCCTCGGGGGTCACGCCTTCTGGAAGACGCAGTTTCGAGCTTCAATCGATCCTACAGTGCAAAGTTTTGCGGATCGACTTGAGCCTCATGTCGATCTTGACGCTTTATTCGACCAGGTGACTGCGGGTAAATTTGCGTTGATCGAGAATCGCCAATATTTGGAGATTGTCGCGGCGGTCCGCAACTCAAGGGGTCGCAGCCTCCTGCGCATAATGCCACAGTGTCTCCTGACGTACAGCATCGGGCTCGCCTTTCCCCAAAACTCTccgctttctgatttcctcaaTCCTTTAATTCTCCGCGTGGTGGAGGCCGGACTGGTGTTCCGGTGGCGGCGTGATGTGGTGGACTACTACCGCAGTCGGTCTGCAGATACTAATAGCGGTCAGGCCCTGGTGCTCTCTTCACGTGGCATGGCGTTGAATCTTAACCAACTGCAAGGTGCTTTTTATGTCCTCGCCCTTGGCTGTCTCGGAGCCTGTATCGTTTTGCTACTGGAACAACTTAACTCCCCACGCTCCTCGTGA